Within Ralstonia pickettii DTP0602, the genomic segment TGTACGTACGGCAACACCAGCGGCAGGCTGGCGATCATCGAATCGACGTGGCTGCCGAGCAGGTCATTGATCGCCGGACCGCCGCCCTTGTACGGGGTATGGATCCCGCTGGTGCCGGCCGCTTCATGGAACAGTTCGGCCACCAGCTGGTTGGAACTGCCCGCACCCACCGACGCGTAAGACACGGCGTTTGGCTTCTTCGCCGCCGCCACGTAGTCTTGCAGCGTCTTGTAAGGCGAACTGGCAGGGACGACCAGCACCATCGGCGAGCGCACCATGTACGAGACGCCGGTCAGGTCCTTGTGCGAGGCGTACGGCAGTTTGGGATAGATATAAGGCTCGGTGGCGAAGGCATCGAACACCATGCCGATGGTGTAGCCGTCCGCAGCACTGCGCGCGATCTGCCCGGTGCCGATGGTGCCGCCTGCGCCAGCGCGGTTGTCGATCATCACGGGCTGCGCCAGCCGCTTGCGCAGTCCGTCCTGGACCTGGCGGGCGACCTTGTCGACCGTGCCACCTGCCGCATAGGGCACGATCAGCGTCACGGGTTTGGCGGGCCAGCTCTCGGCGCGAGCGCTGGCGGGCGCGGCCATCGCCACGGCGATCGCGGCGAGCATGCCAGCGGCCGTCAGGCGTCGCCGGACGTGGGGCATCGTCATCTTTGCAGTTGTCTCCATCGGGATCGGCTCCGTTGTCGGTCTTGATATGTCCGGCGCTTCACTTTTGCTTATTTCGCCAAAGCTCGCCGGTTGCGTTGGCCAGTCGAATGTTAAACTCGCCGCCATACACGCGGGAAGCTGATGTGCTCGCGCAACGCCTTTGCGAGGATCGCAAAAATGGAATCCGCTCGCTTCGCCGAAAACCTGGCCATCTTTGTCGAAGTCGCGCAGTCTGGCAGCTTCTCGGCCGTGGCTCGCCAGCGCGGCATGGTCGCGTCGTCGGTCGCCCGCCAGATCGACACGCTGGAGCGGGAGCTCGGCGTGCCGCTGTTCACGCGGTCCACCCGGGCGCTGGTCCGCACCGACGCCGGCGACCTGCTGTTCGCGCGGGCCACGCGCATCCTGCATGAACTCAGCGATACGCGCGACGCCGTCACCGCGCTGGAGCAGGGCGTCAGTGGCCTGGTGCGGGTAGCGTGCCTTCCCGCCTTCGGCCGGCGCCACGTGGTGCCGCACCTGGGCGCGCTCTACGCGCAATACCCGCGCCTGACCGTGGAGCTGGCGCTGACCGAGCGCGTGGTGGATCCCGTGGTGGAACGCTTCGACGTTGTGATACGTGTCGGCCAGCAGGCCGACAGCTCGCTGATTGCACGATGCATATCCGATCAGCGCTACATCATCTGTGCGACCCCCGCCTACCTGGCGCAACATGGACGCCCCGTCCATGCGGATGAACTCAGGCGGCACCGCCTCATCGATCGTGGCCACAGCACCAGCATGCGCGGCTGGCGGGAATTGCTGACACCGGCGCACAGCGCACAGGCAACCTTTGCGCTCGAGTGCGATGACTGTGACGCGCGCCGGCTGTCTGTGCTCCAGGGGCTCGGCATCGCGCTGATGCCAGACTGGTCGGTGGGCCCGGATATCGGCGCGGGCCGCC encodes:
- a CDS encoding ABC transporter substrate-binding protein — its product is METTAKMTMPHVRRRLTAAGMLAAIAVAMAAPASARAESWPAKPVTLIVPYAAGGTVDKVARQVQDGLRKRLAQPVMIDNRAGAGGTIGTGQIARSAADGYTIGMVFDAFATEPYIYPKLPYASHKDLTGVSYMVRSPMVLVVPASSPYKTLQDYVAAAKKPNAVSYASVGAGSSNQLVAELFHEAAGTSGIHTPYKGGGPAINDLLGSHVDSMIASLPLVLPYVQAGKLRALAVTARQRDARLPAVPAVAEAYKGFEAYSWVAMIAPAKTPPNVVGKLAAEVNATLRDPAIAKLLADGGFEVIAGDAAQANKLIQEESARWGRLIKARHIATE
- a CDS encoding LysR family transcriptional regulator; protein product: MESARFAENLAIFVEVAQSGSFSAVARQRGMVASSVARQIDTLERELGVPLFTRSTRALVRTDAGDLLFARATRILHELSDTRDAVTALEQGVSGLVRVACLPAFGRRHVVPHLGALYAQYPRLTVELALTERVVDPVVERFDVVIRVGQQADSSLIARCISDQRYIICATPAYLAQHGRPVHADELRRHRLIDRGHSTSMRGWRELLTPAHSAQATFALECDDCDARRLSVLQGLGIALMPDWSVGPDIGAGRLVELTLDGLLPQAQGGIYLLRATQHASAKVKAFCTHLTASIGSPPSWQLAMTGEVALA